The genomic region GTATTACAAAAATAATTGGAAAGTTATGTACCTCATAATAAGTAAAAAACCCCCTAAAATAGAGGGTCTATTTATCAATATAAATAATTTACCAGTACACACTTATGTGATTTTCTACTTACAAAGTATGAAGGATATTTTACTTCTAGAAATTAAACAGCCATAATTTCCTTTTCTTTTTCCTTTGTAACGGAATCAACTTTAGCAATATGAAGGTCTGTTTCTTTCTGAATATCATCAGTAAAACTACGTAGTTCATCCTCTGTAATTTCACCATTCTTTTCAAGCTTTTTCAGATCATCATTCGCATCACGACGAATATTACGTACAGCCACCTTTGCTTCTTCACCATACTTCTTAACAAGCTTTGTTAATTCAACACGGCGCTCTTCTGTCAAAGCTGGTATGACGATTCGAATAACAGATCCATCGTTAGTTGGAGTTATTCCTAAGTCTGATTTCAAAATAGCCTTTTCAATTTCACCAAGAGAAGTTTTATCATAAGGCGTAATAACGAGCATACGAGCCTCAGGAACATTCACTGATGCTAATTGATTAACAGGTGTTTGAGCACCATAGTAGTCTACCGTAATCTTGTCTAATAATGATGCACTTGCGCGTCCTGCGCGAATTGTCGATAGTTCACGTTGATAAGCTTGAATTGCCTTATCCATCTTTTCTTTTGCCAATGTAATAACAGATTGACCCATTTTATTTCCCCCTCACAACTGTTCCAATATTTTCTCCTTGAACTACACGCTTGATATTGCCTTCCTCCATTATAGAAAATACGATTAAAGGAATATCATTATCCATACATAATGAAGATGCAGTAGAATCCATAACAGCTAATCCTTCTTTTAATACATCTAAGTAAGAAAGAGTTTCATACTTTACTGCATTTTTATCAATTGCTGGATCAGCAGTATATACTCCATCCACATTGTTTTTTGCCATTAAGATGACTTCTGCTTCGATTTCTGCTGCACGTAATGCTGCTGTTGTATCTGTAGAGAAATAAGGATTTCCCGTACCAGCTGCAAAAATGACAACTCGCTTCTTCTCTAAATGTCTAATTGCTTTTCTTCTTATGTAAGGTTCTGCGACTTGTCTCATTTCAATAGAGGATTGTACACGAGTTTGTATTCCCAAGTTCTCGAGGCTATCTTGAAGGGCTAATGAGTTCATTACCGTCGCAAGCATACCCATATAGTCTGCATTTGCACGATCCATTCCCATCTCACTTCCAGCTTTACCTCTCCAAATATTCCCTGCACCAACAACAACTGCAACTTCCACATTCATTTCCGCAATCTCTTTAATCTGCTTGGCAATGGACTGAATGATGGCAGGATTTATACCGAAGCCTTGATCACCTGCGAGTGCTTCACCACTTAATTTTAATACAACACGTTTATATTTTGCAGTACTCATCTTTACCTCC from Bacillus sp. BGMRC 2118 harbors:
- a CDS encoding ribosome recycling factor, with product MGQSVITLAKEKMDKAIQAYQRELSTIRAGRASASLLDKITVDYYGAQTPVNQLASVNVPEARMLVITPYDKTSLGEIEKAILKSDLGITPTNDGSVIRIVIPALTEERRVELTKLVKKYGEEAKVAVRNIRRDANDDLKKLEKNGEITEDELRSFTDDIQKETDLHIAKVDSVTKEKEKEIMAV
- a CDS encoding UMP kinase, encoding MSTAKYKRVVLKLSGEALAGDQGFGINPAIIQSIAKQIKEIAEMNVEVAVVVGAGNIWRGKAGSEMGMDRANADYMGMLATVMNSLALQDSLENLGIQTRVQSSIEMRQVAEPYIRRKAIRHLEKKRVVIFAAGTGNPYFSTDTTAALRAAEIEAEVILMAKNNVDGVYTADPAIDKNAVKYETLSYLDVLKEGLAVMDSTASSLCMDNDIPLIVFSIMEEGNIKRVVQGENIGTVVRGK